In a genomic window of Sardina pilchardus chromosome 20, fSarPil1.1, whole genome shotgun sequence:
- the ndufaf1 gene encoding complex I intermediate-associated protein 30, mitochondrial, producing MAVSRTGRLLSARLLGAYTKPLVWEPASHFWSVPDRGYRRPGAPLPSRWLYKRISANFNFAKGVDGVRTTLKHLKDEFLQPWVGPQGKPLIEHMLEKTRVLWEFRGPESLNKWVVSSDQEIGGRSEVYLKLGRNNNTCLLYGTLSATPPRDGETRYSGYCSMRSKQLFASFQRKKHLDLSSFNTLHLRIRGDGRPWMINIRPQTFFSHQRVDVYSYFLYTRGGPYWQDVKIPFSKFFLTSGGRIQDAQHYLALDRINTIGFTLGDKADGPFQLEIDYIGVCSDPAHTEDYAYEVYKRNPDV from the exons ATGGCAGTTTCAAGAACTGGACGCCTGCTCTCAGCCCGGCTTCTTGGGGCATATACGAAACCGCTTGTTTGGGAACCTGCTTCACACTTTTGGTCTGTTCCTGACAGGGGATATCGGCGACCTGGTGCACCCTTGCCGTCTAGATGGTTATATAAAAGGATTTCTGCTAACTTTAACTTTGCCAAAGGGGTAGATGGAGTACGGACAACCTTGAAACACTTGAAAGATGAGTTTCTGCAGCCCTGGGTCGGACCCCAAGGAAAGCCTCTTATTGAGCACATGCTAGAGAAGACGCGGGTGTTGTGGGAATTTCGTGGACCAGAGAGCCTGAATAAGTGGGTCGTTTCCTCTGATCAGGAGATCGGTGGTCGCAGTGAGGTCTATCTGAAACTGGGTAGAAACAACAATACCTGTCTTCTGTACGGCACGCTATCCGCTACCCCACCAAGGGACGGAGAGACTCGCTACAGTGGATACTGCTCGATGCGCTCAAAGCAGCTTTTT GCCTCGTTTCAGAGGAAGAAACACCTCGACTTGAGCAGCTTTAACACGTTACATTTGCGTATACGTGGTGATGGGCGACCTTGGATGATAAACATCAGACCACAGACCTTCTTCTCTCATCAGCGTGTTGACGTCTACAGCTATTTTCTATATACACGCGGGGGTCCGTACTGGCAAGATGTCAAG ATCCCATTTTCCAAGTTTTTCCTGACAAGCGGAGGGAGAATACAGGACGCTCAACACTATCTGGCACTAGACAGA ATTAACACCATTGGATTCACACTTGGGGACAAAGCAGATGGGCCATTCCAGCTGGAGATTGATTACATTGGAGTGTGCAGTGACCCTGCCCACACTGAGGACTATGCTTATGAGGTTTATAAAAGAAATCCAGACGTGTAA
- the nusap1 gene encoding nucleolar and spindle-associated protein 1 has translation MDLDNLKYTELRRLAKEVGLKANLKADKLLKALKQHYEQQERNLSENENEVNEKISDEDNNDSIQNVSEPEPAGFVTKRRGRPPKTKRKHDDIAESDPKLSPSPVKSDGVLDNPEEERRSSKRRKTSMIESTEAVAPVMEEKENKPEGPPEPASDKIDTEKSMQGEEKPLNRPAGKIPRAIGLMKKTKPVLRPTTPNFKKMHEAHFNKMESIDSYVQRKNKQIESFRDSVKELKTLSEKTNLKPLVMKTNLKPADGIIVAKPRVNRASLFSPAAQERKPAQDKRRVTQLSASKSALKGSTVFKPSVVSTTKINVRFSQATKDNEHKRSLIKTPARMSPHVTLTSTPAKKPTTVGKTGANTSVNSIIKTPGTTAFVFSGDTSISNTPRTNKKSAFDLKASLSRPLSYKPHTGKLKPFGETQDNTLNKSQTIPSHQKNYKQHKVQTREDRRVKHTEGRKQKKEKILGARRGLAMS, from the exons ATGGATCTGGATAATCTAAAGTACACCGAATTGCGGCGACTTGCTAAAGAAGTTGGACTCAAGGCTAATCTGAAG GCAGACAAACTCTTGAAGGCCTTGAAACAACATTACGAACAACAGGAGAGGAACCTCTCAGAAAAT GAGAATGAGGTAAACGAGAAGATCTCCGATGAGGACAATAATGATTCCATCCAGAACGTCTCTGAGCCAGAACCAGCTGGTTTTGTGACAAAACGTCGGGGCAGGCCGCCGAAGACCAAAAGGAAGCACGATGATATTGCCGAATCTGATCCAAAGTTATCACCGAGTCCTGTTAAG AGTGATGGAGTACTGGATAATccggaagaggagagaagaagttccaagaGAAGGAAGACTTCCATGATTGAGAGTACAGAGGCAGTGGCTCCTGTGATGGAGGAAAAGGAGAACAAGCCAGAAGGACCACCTGAGCCTGCAAGTGACAAGATAGATACTGAAAAATCTATGCAGG GTGAGGAGAAGCCTCTTAACCGACCTGCTGGCAAAATCCCACGTGCTATTGGACTCATGAAGAAGACCAAGCCAGTCTTGAGGCCGACCACACCAA ACTTCAAGAAAATGCATGAGGCTCATTTTAACAAGATGGAGTCTATTGATTCCTATGTCCAAAGGAAGAACAAGCAAATTGAGTCTTTCAGGGACTCTGTGAAAGAACTGAAG ACTCTCTCAGAGAAAACCAACCTGAAACCTCTTGTGATGAAAACAAACCTTAAACCAGCAGATGGCATAATTGTGGCT AAGCCAAGGGTGAACAGAGCTTCCCTGTTCAGCCCTGCTGCCCAGGAGAGGAAGCCAGCCCAAGATAAGCGCAGAGTCACCCAGCTCTCAGCCAGCAAGTCCGCCCTGAAAGGCAGCACAGTCTTCAAACCCTCTGTGGTCTCCACCACCAAGATCAATGTCAG GTTTTCCCAAGCAACGAAGGACAATGAGCATAAGCGCTCCCTTATTAAGACTCCAGCTCGCATGTCCCCTCATGTGACGCTCACATCAACCCCAGCAAAGAAACCCACCACTGTTGGAAAGACTGGAGCAAACACTTCAGTCAACAGCATCATCAAAACTCCAG GAACAACGGCATTTGTCTTCAGTGGAGACACAAGCATTTCAAACACTCCACgcacaaacaagaagagcgcaTTTGACCTGAAGGCCAGTCTGTCTCGCCCCCTGAGCTACAAGCCACACACAG GAAAACTCAAGCCATTTGGAGAAACTCAGGACAATACTCTCAACAAGTCTCAGACAATTCCATCCCACCAGAAGAATTACAAACAGCACAAAGTACAAACAAG GGAGGACCGGCGAGTGAAGCACACCGAAGGCAGGAagcagaagaaagagaagatacTTGGAGCCAGAAGAGGCCTAGCCATGTCTTaa
- the oip5 gene encoding protein Mis18-beta: MSCSQHSSFNSVSNTDCSLSSVILEKFKDVNLDATINGKIDYKSTLVLLCAKCNVILGDSLGVCGEYADLNSVICLKVTEDVIVKGDQKPSLEGPLATCIYSSLQCSGCFSVVGGVLQATPPHLSAVRDYFLLQKDRINCYNIVNSTMLEGSTLNFEQKSIGEEIFKLKQELESEMKRLVLLKDLLCRGN; this comes from the exons ATGTCATGCAGCCAACACAGCTCGTTTAATTCTGTCAGCAACACCGATTGTTCTCTATCCAGCGTTATATTAGAGAAATTCAAGGATGTTAATTTGGATGCAACCATAAACGGCAAAATTGATTACAAAAGCACCCTAGTGTTACTTTGtgcaaaatgcaatgtaatCCTGGGCGACTCCCTTGGAGTGTGTGGCGAATATGCTGACTTGAACTCTGTCATCTGTTTAA AAGTCACTGAAGATGTGATTGTCAAAGGCGATCAGAAGCCCAGCCTTGAGGGCCCACTCGCTACTTG TATATACTCTTCTCTTCAGTGCTCTggctgtttttctgttgttggtgGAGTGCTGCAGGCAACCCCACCACATTTGTCAGCGGTGCGTGACTATTTTCTTCTACAGAAAGACCGCATCAACTG TTATAATATAGTGAACAGCACAATGTTGGAAGGATCCACTCTCAACTTCGAGCAAAAATCCATTGGGGAGGAAATCTTCAAG CTCAAACAGGAGCTAGAGAGTGAAATGAAGAGACTGGTGCTCCTAAAGGATTTGCTCTGCCGGGGAAATTAA